The nucleotide sequence GCGGAGGCGCCCAGGGAGGGGCGGCTGTAGACGGGCTGGAGCTGGCCCTTCTCGAAGTCCTCGATGAGGGCGGGGACGTTGGCCTCGGGCTCGCCGGTGATGACCGCGTCGAAGTACTGCTTCGCGTCGTCGGGGAAGTAGGACGCGTGGCGTCCACCGGCGACCGTCTTCATTCCGCGCTGGCGGAAGAGGGTGGAGAGCACCTTGGTGTGCTCGTAGTACGAGTGCAGGTACGAGAAGAAGACGAGGTCCCAGTGGCGGTCCATCGGGATGTCGGCTTCCTTCTCGTTGTAGAGCTCGACGTGCGCGTGCTCCGGGCAGAGTCCGGCGATGAGCTCCGGCACGGAGGACTGCATGATGGACGGCTCCTTGATACGGAGCCGGGTGGGGTGGGTATACGTGGCGATGACGGCGATCCGCATAGCGGGGAAAGGCTCCGGGATGGAACGTCGCGGCAGCAGCGCGGAGAGCAGCTCACGTCAATCGTTCAGCGCCCCCCGGCCTGACCGTGTGAGCAGGATGGAACGGTTGCAGCGGCTTGGCAAAATGACAGCCGCGTAGGATGCGGGGAGACAATGTCACCAGAGACGAAGACGCAGGTTCCGGCCTTCCGGGTGAGGGTCGCGACAGGGGCGGACGCGCCGGTGCTGCTGGCGCTGCTGCGCCAGTTCGCGGAGGAAGAGGAGAGCGCGCAGTTCATGCTGGCCACCGAGCCCCGGCTGCGAGAGGCGCTCGAGACGCGGCTGCTCCGGGCCGCGCTGGTGGAGGGGCCCGAGGGCGCGGTGGGGTTCGCCACGTACACAGTGGACTTCATGGTGTGGGCGGACTCGCGCGTCCTGCGCCTGGACGACCTGTACGTGCACGGCAGGGCGCGGGGCCGGGGGCAGGGCGTGGCGCTGATGCGGCACCTGGCGGAGGTGGCCATGGCGGAGGGGATACCCATGCGCTGGGAGATGCGGCCGCAGAATGCCTCCGCGCGCGCGTTCTACGAGCGGCTGGGAGCCCAGGCGCGGGACAAGTCGGTGTTCCGGTGGATGCCGGACGCGATGCAGCGCTTCCTCGCGGCGCCTGGGCAGTAGGAGCCCCGCCTGAGGCCAGCAGCCGTGCGGTCTGCTGGACGTATCGCAGGGGCCCCCTCAGGGCCTCGGGACGTGTAGGGTGCCCTGGTGCTGC is from Pyxidicoccus xibeiensis and encodes:
- a CDS encoding GNAT family N-acetyltransferase, translating into MSPETKTQVPAFRVRVATGADAPVLLALLRQFAEEEESAQFMLATEPRLREALETRLLRAALVEGPEGAVGFATYTVDFMVWADSRVLRLDDLYVHGRARGRGQGVALMRHLAEVAMAEGIPMRWEMRPQNASARAFYERLGAQARDKSVFRWMPDAMQRFLAAPGQ